A stretch of Fulvia fulva chromosome 4, complete sequence DNA encodes these proteins:
- a CDS encoding Sulfoquinovosidase, producing the protein MHFQSSVAVFSLSICAASTQSILSARPANSWSLSEDFSLSWTDGQVEIAKADTTIWSTVPEQPFISASAGNDSVTGSSGAFNITNIDIDKCLDQNITSVGEVEWQGTVTGKAAQIKGHLLNCGDASAPYALTFWVPDNLTDRVAFYLDVSASSNSAQPLKKVYFRFASSAAEDFYGAGGQASFGSLKNQSIPILSREQGVGRGDEPLTSIENANGSIAGGDYFTTYTGVPTYVSTEGKVFYLSEKSTGYAVFDFTKAEEVTIRYDSLRVDGAFTQAGNLFDAVEALVAYTGKMPALPKWVDEGAILGIQGGQDKVNRIVEQGLTKDISCPIAGVWLQDWCGTHPQEGPFLNISRLWWNWENDDTLYPTWNDFVQNLRDEHNVRTLSYINVFLANVSTKSTGYRRSLYNEASAAQYFVQNTTINDTAVISSGPGIEAGIIDLTNPELRTWFEDVLRTQVWNANISGFMSDFGEYTPLAADTELYDMVSDAFFYHNAYPAQWAEFQRGVVEDLGLENEALLFHRSASMSSNRNMNLFWVGDQNVDWGVHDGIKSVVTIMVHMGLSGYSQQHSDVGGYTTILTYQDFNVTRSPELLGRWGELAAVSSAVFRSHEGNVPEVNAQFYSNSTTYQYYAYNTRLFVSLAKYRRHVLETESETKGWPLLRSPVMYHTSDLRARQISYESFYLGEHLYVAPVLDPQTLSVSVYFPGDSSRTYEHVWTGAVYTGGQEVDVAAPYGKPAVFLVNGVRSPELQPFLDFVAKENGTKLSIE; encoded by the coding sequence ATGCACTTCCAGAGCTCGGTCGCGGTGTTCAGCTTGTCGATATGTGCAGCATCGACGCAGTCTATCCTCTCGGCGCGCCCAGCCAACTCATGGAGCTTGAGCGAGGACTTCTCGCTGTCATGGACTGACGGCCAGGTCGAGATTGCCAAAGCCGATACTACCATCTGGAGCACTGTGCCAGAGCAGCCATTCATCAGTGCCAGCGCTGGTAACGATTCAGTGACTGGATCCAGCGGAGCTTTCAACATCACGAAcatcgacatcgacaaaTGCCTCGACCAGAACATTACCAGCGTCGGTGAGGTCGAATGGCAAGGCACGGTCACTGGGAAAGCAGCTCAAATCAAGGGACACCTGCTAAATTGTGGGGATGCGTCTGCTCCTTATGCCTTAACCTTCTGGGTTCCGGACAACTTGACAGATCGTGTGGCCTTCTACCTAGACGTGTCGGCTTCATCGAACTCTGCACAGCCGCTGAAGAAGGTTTACTTCCGATTTGCGTCATCGGCCGCAGAGGACTTTTATGGCGCCGGCGGACAAGCATCATTTGGTTCGCTCAAGAACCAGAGCATTCCTATTCTATCCCGCGAGCAAGGTGTAGGACGAGGCGATGAACCTCTCACATCAATCGAGAATGCCAACGGGTCCATTGCTGGCGGCGACTACTTCACTACTTACACTGGTGTACCCACCTACGTATCTACAGAAGGCAAAGTCTTCTATCTCTCGGAAAAGAGCACGGGTTATGCGGTATTCGACTTCACTAAAGCTGAGGAGGTCACGATTCGATATGATTCTCTCCGCGTGGACGGTGCTTTCACCCAGGCAGGCAACCTGTTCGATGCTGTCGAGGCATTGGTCGCGTACACTGGTAAAATGCCAGCACTACCGAAGTGGGTCGATGAAGGTGCGATTCTGGGAATACAGGGTGGACAAGACAAGGTGAACCGCATTGTCGAGCAAGGCTTGACTAAAGACATCAGCTGTCCCATTGCTGGTGTTTGGCTCCAAGACTGGTGTGGCACGCACCCTCAAGAAGGTCCGTTCCTGAACATCAGTCGTCTTTGGTGGAACTGGGAGAATGATGACACTCTCTATCCTACGTGGAACGATTTTGTGCAAAACCTGCGCGACGAACACAATGTTCGCACGCTTTCGTACATCAACGTTTTCTTGGCCAATGTCTCCACAAAGTCGACCGGCTATCGAAGAAGCTTGTACAACGAAGCGAGTGCTGCGCAGTATTTCGTACAGAACACGACCATTAACGACACTGCTGTGATCTCAAGCGGTCCTGGCATCGAAGCTGGAATTATCGATTTGACCAACCCCGAACTGCGGACCTGGTTCGAGGATGTACTCAGAACCCAGGTCTGGAACGCGAACATCTCTGGCTTCATGAGCGACTTTGGCGAGTACACTCCTCTGGCGGCAGATACGGAGCTTTACGACATGGTCAGCGATGCCTTCTTCTACCACAATGCATACCCAGCACAATGGGCGGAGTTCCAACGCGGTGTCGTCGAAGATCTTGGTCTTGAGAACGAAGCTCTTCTCTTCCACCGCTCAGCATCAATGTCCTCAAACAGAAACATGAACCTCTTCTGGGTGGGCGACCAGAATGTCGATTGGGGCGTCCACGATGGTATCAAGTCAGTAGTGACCATCATGGTCCACATGGGTCTCTCCGGATACTCGCAACAGCACTCCGATGTGGGTGGATACACCACCATCCTCACCTACCAGGACTTCAACGTCACCCGCTCTCCAGAACTGCTTGGTCGCTGGGGCGAGCTGGCCGCGGTCAGCAGTGCTGTCTTCCGCTCGCACGAGGGCAATGTCCCCGAGGTCAACGCCCAGTTCTACAGCAACAGCACGACATACCAGTACTATGCTTACAACACGCGCTTATTCGTCTCGTTGGCGAAGTACCGGCGCCACGTCCTGGAGACGGAGAGTGAGACCAAGGGTTGGCCACTTCTTCGCTCACCGGTGATGTACCACACCTCGGACCTGCGTGCGAGACAAATTAGCTACGAGAGCTTCTACTTGGGCGAGCACTTATATGTCGCTCCAGTCCTGGACCCGCAGACTCTCAGCGTTAGTGTGTACTTCCCTGGCGACAGCAGCAGGACTTACGAGCATGTCTGGACGGGTGCCGTGTACACTGGCGGGCAGGAGGTTGATGTTGCTGCGCCGTATGGTAAGCCGGCTGTGTTCTTGGTCAATGGTGTACGTTCGCCTGAGCTGCAGCCTTTCTTGGACTTTGTGGCGAAGGAGAATGGGACCAAGCTCAGCATTGAGTAA